Proteins co-encoded in one Diaminobutyricimonas sp. LJ205 genomic window:
- the pstA gene encoding phosphate ABC transporter permease PstA, producing the protein MTLTLDTSMATVTATATPSGDELAAAPARTSLPTKDGVEVGARRRVRSARVDDRYALLGAASGALAIAILLFGWIAPLSGIVGFVVVAFLGFIGIYALLVSTTSDGREVTDRVMTVVLASAGMILFGSLLFVVIFTLLRGQEALLNFNFFYQDMEFAGPLDGLDVGGVAHAIVGTLIQIGIALAISIPLGIVTALFLNELGGRFARFVRTIVDAMTALPSIVAGLFVYSAIILMFTNQRSGFAAALAITVMMLPIVVRASDVVLRLVAGNLREASYALGASRWRTVWHVVLPTARSGLVTAVILGTARGIGETSPVLLTSGITNVMNTNPFHGPMISLPLQVFDFVRSPEPNIVARGFGTAAVLLLLVLALFAIARLIGGRGAGNLTPRQQRAARAASARDAERMSSPRRAASARPMEEPQ; encoded by the coding sequence ATGACCCTGACGCTGGACACTTCCATGGCCACGGTCACCGCCACAGCAACCCCGTCCGGTGACGAACTCGCTGCCGCGCCAGCCCGTACGAGCCTTCCAACCAAGGACGGCGTCGAGGTCGGCGCACGCCGTCGAGTGCGCTCCGCACGCGTCGATGATCGGTATGCGCTGCTCGGCGCGGCATCCGGAGCGCTCGCGATCGCCATCCTGCTGTTCGGTTGGATCGCCCCACTTAGCGGAATCGTCGGCTTCGTCGTGGTCGCATTCCTGGGCTTCATCGGCATCTACGCACTGCTGGTCAGTACCACCTCGGACGGCCGTGAGGTCACCGACCGGGTCATGACGGTGGTGCTCGCCAGCGCCGGCATGATCCTCTTCGGCTCGCTGCTCTTCGTCGTGATCTTCACGCTGCTGCGCGGGCAAGAGGCGCTGCTGAACTTCAACTTCTTCTACCAGGACATGGAGTTCGCCGGCCCGCTCGACGGACTCGATGTCGGCGGTGTCGCGCACGCGATCGTCGGCACTCTGATCCAGATCGGCATCGCCCTCGCGATCTCGATTCCGCTCGGCATCGTCACGGCACTGTTCCTGAACGAGCTCGGCGGCCGCTTCGCCCGGTTCGTGCGGACGATTGTCGACGCGATGACCGCGCTGCCCTCGATCGTCGCCGGCCTGTTCGTCTACTCCGCGATCATCCTGATGTTCACCAACCAGCGCTCCGGGTTCGCCGCCGCGCTCGCAATCACCGTGATGATGCTCCCGATCGTCGTGCGCGCATCCGATGTGGTTCTGCGACTGGTCGCCGGCAACCTCCGCGAGGCGTCGTATGCGCTGGGCGCGAGCCGCTGGCGCACCGTGTGGCACGTGGTGCTGCCGACGGCCCGGTCGGGCCTAGTCACCGCCGTGATTCTCGGAACCGCGCGTGGCATCGGCGAGACCTCGCCCGTGCTGCTCACCTCGGGCATCACCAACGTGATGAACACGAACCCGTTCCACGGCCCGATGATTTCGCTGCCGCTGCAGGTGTTCGACTTCGTGCGGTCACCCGAGCCGAACATCGTGGCCCGCGGCTTCGGCACGGCCGCCGTGCTGCTGCTGCTGGTGCTCGCTCTGTTCGCGATCGCCCGCCTGATCGGTGGCCGCGGGGCGGGCAACCTGACCCCCCGACAGCAGCGCGCGGCGCGGGCTGCCTCGGCGCGCGACGCCGAACGCATGAGCTCGCCCCGTCGCGCGGCATCCGCTCGACCCATGGAGGAACCACAATGA